The following are from one region of the Phormidium sp. PBR-2020 genome:
- the dcm gene encoding DNA (cytosine-5-)-methyltransferase gives MQQLNLFELEPVNLDPVPPSSPGGKFTFIDLFAGIGGFRVALERLGGQCLGYSEIDAEAIAVYQKNFITPVNSSERNLGEVQKIGKLPQSVDIIVGGVPCQPWSIAGKIKGFEDNRGKLWFDVIRIIEQNHPKAFIFENVKGLMEPRHRESLDAIVTELSQLGYNVRFKVLNSYDFGLPQDRDRIFIVGIQDTIKNHSEFRFPEPLGEKPRLYDCIEGVERRAIQKQKFPPERLFGDRIPASRGRFQKIDELNDFFLFSDVRDGHTTIHSWDLIETTSREKDICLTLLRNRRKNKYGPKDGNPLSFAHLQGLIPDLEIDELEKLVEKKILRQVESNTIFRDIGYTSDTEEGEQPFAPTDIYGTTSEKWYNKYEFVNSKISAGINGVAKIILPHADAIGTLTATGMRDYIATCSLECQNPNSYKQEFIEKIYKPRKFKPISARDYARLQGFPDDFVMARREAIARKQFGNAVSVPVVYYLVRSLLQVLSEVGIISSFLVHETA, from the coding sequence ATGCAACAGCTGAATCTGTTTGAATTAGAGCCAGTAAATTTAGATCCAGTCCCCCCCAGTTCTCCAGGGGGAAAATTTACCTTTATCGATTTATTTGCAGGGATTGGCGGCTTTAGAGTTGCTTTGGAACGTTTGGGGGGTCAATGTTTGGGGTATTCAGAAATTGATGCCGAGGCGATCGCCGTTTATCAGAAGAATTTTATCACGCCTGTCAACTCTTCTGAACGCAACTTAGGAGAGGTGCAAAAAATTGGCAAATTACCCCAGTCTGTCGATATCATTGTGGGTGGGGTTCCCTGTCAACCTTGGTCAATTGCGGGAAAAATCAAGGGATTTGAAGATAATCGCGGTAAACTTTGGTTTGATGTGATTCGGATTATTGAACAGAATCACCCCAAAGCGTTTATTTTTGAAAATGTCAAAGGTCTCATGGAACCTCGCCACCGTGAGAGTTTAGATGCGATTGTGACTGAACTGAGTCAATTGGGCTATAACGTTAGATTTAAGGTCTTAAATTCCTATGATTTTGGTTTACCCCAAGACCGCGATCGCATTTTTATTGTCGGGATTCAAGACACCATAAAAAATCACTCCGAGTTTCGGTTTCCTGAACCCTTAGGGGAGAAGCCGCGACTCTATGATTGTATTGAGGGAGTCGAACGTCGTGCGATTCAGAAACAGAAATTTCCGCCAGAACGTTTATTTGGCGATCGCATTCCCGCTTCCCGAGGGCGTTTTCAAAAAATTGATGAACTGAATGACTTTTTTCTCTTTTCTGATGTTCGGGATGGCCATACGACCATTCACTCCTGGGATTTAATTGAGACAACTTCCCGAGAAAAAGACATTTGTTTGACGCTGCTACGCAATCGACGCAAAAATAAATATGGCCCCAAAGATGGGAATCCCTTAAGTTTTGCACATCTGCAAGGGTTAATTCCTGATTTAGAGATTGATGAGTTAGAGAAATTGGTGGAGAAAAAGATATTACGTCAGGTTGAATCTAACACCATTTTTCGAGATATTGGCTATACATCTGATACTGAGGAGGGCGAACAGCCGTTCGCCCCTACAGATATCTATGGTACGACTTCTGAAAAATGGTATAACAAATATGAATTTGTCAACTCAAAAATTTCAGCAGGAATCAATGGTGTTGCTAAAATTATTCTCCCTCATGCTGATGCGATCGGTACGTTGACGGCTACGGGAATGAGAGATTATATTGCGACCTGCTCATTAGAATGTCAAAATCCCAACAGTTACAAACAGGAGTTTATTGAGAAGATTTATAAACCCAGAAAATTTAAACCCATTTCCGCTCGTGATTATGCCCGATTACAGGGATTTCCTGATGACTTCGTGATGGCGAGACGAGAGGCGATCGCGCGTAAACAGTTTGGGAATGCGGTATCGGTTCCTGTCGTTTATTATTTGGTGCGATCGCTCTTGCAGGTACTATCAGAGGTCGGAATTATCTCGTCGTTCCTCGTCCACGAGACGGCTTAA
- a CDS encoding Uma2 family endonuclease, with translation MIAIKSDGYISPEDYLEQERHRPIKHEYLDGEVYAIAGTGKAHNIISGNLYLLLRNTLHHSPCRTYFADLKVRIDEGRRFFYPDLLVTCDPNDDSSLVYVDKPVVIIEVLSESTESFDRGRKFQCYRTLPSLQDYILVSSQTYMVEVFHRTRGDRWLLDTYQGLEAIARIESLNLDAPLAEIYASLDLSRLVDEERRDNSDL, from the coding sequence ATGATCGCGATTAAGTCTGACGGTTACATTAGTCCAGAAGACTACCTGGAGCAAGAACGTCATCGACCCATCAAGCATGAATATCTCGATGGGGAGGTTTATGCGATCGCGGGGACAGGGAAAGCCCATAATATCATCAGCGGCAACCTTTACCTTCTCTTGCGAAACACACTTCACCACTCTCCCTGTCGCACCTACTTTGCCGACCTTAAAGTTAGAATTGATGAAGGACGACGCTTTTTCTATCCTGATTTGCTGGTCACCTGTGATCCGAATGACGACAGCAGTCTCGTTTATGTGGATAAACCTGTCGTCATTATCGAAGTGTTATCTGAATCAACTGAATCGTTTGACCGGGGTAGAAAGTTTCAATGCTATCGAACCCTTCCCAGTTTACAAGATTATATTCTGGTGAGTTCTCAAACTTACATGGTGGAAGTGTTTCACCGAACTCGGGGCGATCGCTGGCTGTTGGATACCTATCAAGGCTTAGAGGCGATCGCCAGGATTGAAAGTCTCAATCTCGATGCACCCCTGGCGGAGATTTACGCCAGTCTTGATTTAAGCCGTCTCGTGGACGAGGAACGACGAGATAATTCCGACCTCTGA
- the metH gene encoding methionine synthase, which yields MTSAFLERLHSPNRPVLVFDGAMGTNLQVQNLTAEDFGGPEYEGCNEYLVKTKPDAVATVHRGFLDAGADVIETDTFGGTPLVLAEYDLADQAYDLNKTAAELAKRITADYSTPEKPRFVAGSMGPGTKLPTLGHIDFDSLHQAYITQVQGLYDGGVDLFLIETCQDVLQIKAALNAVETVFEQRGQRRPIMVSVTMEQFGTMLVGSEIGAALAILEPYNIDILGLNCATGPDLMKDHIRYLSDHSPFIVSCIPNAGLPENVGGQAHYKLTPLELRMALMHFIEDLGVQVIGGCCGTRPEHIAALAEISRDLTPKVRHPHYEAAAASIYSTQTYEQDNSFLIIGERLNASGSKKMRTLLNHEDWDGLVALARSQEREGAQILDVNVDYVGRDGVRDMHELVSRLVNNVKLPLMLDSTEWQKMEAGLKVAGGKCLLNSTNYEDGEERFYKVLEIAKQYGAGVVIGTIDEEGMARTADKKFEIAKRAYYAAIEFGIPARELFFDPLALPVSTGIEEDRENGKATIESIRRIRQELPECHITLGVSNISFGLNAAARQVLNSVFLHDAMEAGLDSAIVSASKILPLAKIDPDHQEVCRKLIYDQREFDGDVCTYDPLGVLTTLFQGKSAKKTEAIDKNLPIEEQLKQHIIDGERIGLEESLEKARQDHEPLDIINVFLLDGMKVVGELFGSGQMQLPFVLQSAQTMKAAVAYLEPYMDKEDSDGRGKGTFLIATVKGDVHDIGKNLVDIILSNNGYKVVNLGIKQPVENIINAYREHGADCIAMSGLLVKSTAFMKDNLERFNEEGITVPVILGGAALTPKFVYKDCQNTYKGKVVYGKDAFADLHFMDKLMPAKAEGNWDDLQGFLNEVELEEEAIATESQPAADTSDTTQESETPQVVEIDTRRSEAVDVDIDRPQPPFWGTKILTPEDIPLEELFWYLDLQALIAGQWQFRKPREQSREEYDAFLEKEVYPILDHWKRRIVEENLLHPTIIYGYFPCQSEGNSLHVYYPEEAEAGQLGEPAATFSFPRQRSLRRLCLSDFFAPKESGVIDVFPMQAVTVGEIATKFAHELFAANEYTDYLYYHGMAVQVAEAMAEWIHARIRRELGYGHLEPDNVRDVLAQRHQGSRYSFGYPACPKVSDQYRQLELMGTDRIGMFMDESEQLYPEQSTTAFVVYHPVAKYFSA from the coding sequence ATGACTAGCGCCTTCCTCGAACGCCTCCATAGTCCTAACCGTCCCGTCCTCGTCTTCGACGGTGCTATGGGAACCAACCTACAAGTGCAAAACCTGACCGCCGAGGACTTCGGTGGCCCAGAATACGAAGGCTGCAACGAATACCTCGTCAAAACCAAACCTGACGCCGTCGCCACAGTGCATCGCGGGTTCCTCGACGCGGGGGCCGATGTCATCGAAACCGATACCTTCGGCGGAACTCCCCTCGTCCTCGCCGAATATGACCTCGCGGACCAAGCCTACGACCTCAACAAAACCGCCGCCGAACTCGCCAAACGCATCACCGCCGACTACTCAACCCCCGAGAAACCCCGCTTCGTCGCCGGTTCCATGGGACCCGGGACCAAACTCCCCACCCTGGGCCATATCGACTTCGACAGTCTCCATCAGGCCTATATCACCCAAGTTCAGGGCCTCTACGATGGCGGGGTTGACCTATTCCTGATTGAAACCTGTCAGGATGTGCTGCAAATCAAAGCCGCGCTCAACGCCGTGGAAACCGTCTTTGAACAACGGGGCCAACGTCGTCCGATTATGGTGTCCGTCACCATGGAACAGTTCGGAACCATGCTGGTGGGGTCAGAGATTGGCGCGGCTTTGGCGATTCTGGAACCCTACAACATCGATATTCTGGGTCTCAACTGCGCCACGGGTCCCGACTTGATGAAAGACCATATCCGCTATCTTTCAGACCATTCCCCCTTCATCGTCTCCTGCATCCCCAACGCCGGACTCCCGGAAAACGTCGGCGGTCAAGCTCACTATAAACTGACTCCCCTGGAACTGCGGATGGCCTTGATGCACTTCATCGAGGATTTGGGGGTGCAGGTGATTGGCGGCTGCTGTGGAACCCGTCCTGAACATATCGCGGCCCTGGCCGAGATTAGCCGCGATCTGACCCCGAAAGTTCGTCACCCCCATTATGAAGCCGCCGCCGCTTCGATTTATAGTACCCAAACCTATGAACAGGATAATTCCTTCTTGATTATTGGCGAACGCCTCAACGCCAGTGGGTCTAAGAAAATGCGGACGCTTCTCAATCATGAGGATTGGGATGGTTTGGTGGCCCTGGCGCGATCGCAGGAACGCGAAGGCGCACAAATCCTCGATGTTAACGTCGATTACGTGGGCCGAGATGGGGTGCGAGATATGCACGAACTCGTATCACGTTTGGTCAATAATGTCAAGCTACCGTTGATGTTGGATTCCACCGAATGGCAGAAAATGGAAGCGGGGTTAAAGGTGGCCGGTGGAAAATGTCTGCTGAACTCCACCAACTACGAAGATGGTGAAGAACGCTTCTATAAAGTCCTGGAAATTGCCAAACAGTACGGCGCGGGGGTGGTGATTGGGACCATCGACGAGGAGGGAATGGCCCGAACCGCCGACAAGAAATTTGAAATCGCCAAACGCGCTTACTACGCCGCCATTGAGTTTGGGATTCCGGCGCGGGAACTGTTTTTTGACCCCCTGGCCCTTCCCGTCTCCACAGGGATTGAGGAAGACCGGGAAAATGGTAAAGCCACCATTGAATCCATCCGTCGCATTCGTCAGGAACTCCCGGAATGTCATATTACTCTGGGGGTTTCTAATATCTCCTTTGGCTTGAATGCAGCGGCGCGACAGGTTCTCAATTCCGTGTTTCTCCATGATGCCATGGAAGCGGGATTAGATTCAGCCATTGTCAGCGCCAGTAAGATTTTACCCCTGGCTAAGATTGACCCCGACCATCAGGAAGTCTGCCGCAAACTGATTTATGATCAACGGGAGTTTGATGGGGACGTTTGTACCTATGACCCCCTGGGGGTGTTAACAACCCTGTTTCAAGGGAAATCTGCTAAGAAAACCGAAGCCATTGATAAGAATCTTCCCATTGAGGAACAACTTAAACAGCATATTATTGATGGGGAGCGGATTGGCTTAGAGGAGTCCTTGGAAAAAGCGCGTCAAGACCATGAACCCTTGGATATTATTAATGTCTTCCTCCTAGATGGGATGAAGGTGGTTGGGGAGTTATTTGGGTCGGGACAAATGCAGCTTCCTTTTGTCTTGCAGTCGGCGCAAACCATGAAGGCGGCGGTGGCTTATCTGGAACCTTATATGGATAAGGAGGACTCCGATGGTCGCGGTAAGGGAACCTTTTTGATTGCAACCGTCAAGGGAGATGTTCATGATATTGGCAAGAATTTAGTCGATATTATTCTTTCCAATAATGGCTACAAGGTTGTTAATTTGGGGATTAAACAACCGGTGGAAAACATCATCAATGCCTATCGAGAACATGGGGCGGATTGTATTGCCATGAGTGGCTTGTTGGTGAAATCGACGGCATTTATGAAGGATAATTTGGAGCGGTTTAATGAGGAGGGAATTACCGTTCCGGTGATTTTAGGGGGGGCAGCGCTTACGCCTAAGTTTGTTTATAAGGACTGTCAAAACACCTATAAAGGCAAGGTTGTTTATGGCAAAGATGCCTTTGCTGACTTGCATTTTATGGACAAGTTAATGCCAGCCAAAGCTGAGGGCAATTGGGATGATTTGCAGGGCTTTTTGAATGAAGTGGAATTAGAGGAGGAGGCGATCGCCACCGAGTCACAGCCAGCCGCTGACACATCAGACACCACTCAGGAGTCGGAAACGCCTCAAGTGGTGGAAATCGATACCCGCCGTTCTGAGGCGGTAGATGTAGATATCGATCGCCCCCAACCGCCGTTCTGGGGAACCAAGATTCTCACCCCGGAGGATATCCCCCTAGAGGAGTTATTCTGGTATTTGGATTTACAGGCTTTGATTGCGGGACAATGGCAATTCCGCAAACCTCGGGAACAGTCTCGGGAGGAGTATGACGCTTTCTTAGAGAAAGAGGTCTATCCCATTCTGGACCATTGGAAGCGGCGGATTGTCGAGGAGAATCTCCTACATCCGACGATTATTTACGGCTATTTCCCCTGTCAGTCGGAGGGGAATTCCCTTCATGTGTATTACCCGGAAGAGGCGGAAGCGGGCCAGTTAGGGGAACCGGCGGCGACGTTTAGTTTTCCCCGTCAGCGATCGCTACGGCGGTTGTGTTTGTCGGACTTCTTTGCACCTAAGGAGAGTGGGGTGATTGATGTCTTCCCCATGCAGGCGGTGACGGTGGGAGAAATCGCCACGAAGTTCGCCCATGAACTGTTTGCGGCCAATGAGTACACGGATTATCTCTATTATCACGGCATGGCGGTACAGGTCGCCGAGGCCATGGCGGAGTGGATTCACGCTCGCATTCGCCGAGAGTTGGGGTATGGCCATCTCGAACCGGATAATGTGCGGGATGTGTTGGCGCAACGCCATCAGGGGTCACGCTATAGTTTTGGCTATCCGGCTTGTCCGAAGGTGTCGGATCAATATCGCCAGTTGGAGTTGATGGGAACTGATCGCATTGGGATGTTTATGGATGAGAGTGAACAACTCTATCCTGAACAGTCTACGACGGCGTTTGTGGTGTATCACCCGGTGGCGAAGTATTTTAGTGCTTGA
- a CDS encoding DUF4230 domain-containing protein, producing MNTSKSLPQSWPRKLSKVLLHPLVVSSVAVAGIAAFQAERISDKVTEALFPAAPAPVTEVKSLLVNHFEGKTELTTAEVLLETVVRTHQDRMFGHLYLGQTVVLYQGVGRVRAGIDLDQLDVKSVDRANGQIHILLPPPYLVQADLDIDESGILEHHRTWFAPNVETQLYTEAQQTALLQIREQACQDGLLQKADQEAETLIRRILQAAEYTDITIESQLGRSPSCLMNAAR from the coding sequence ATGAACACCTCTAAATCTCTACCCCAGTCTTGGCCCCGGAAACTCTCGAAGGTTCTCCTACATCCTTTGGTGGTGTCCTCCGTCGCCGTCGCAGGTATTGCAGCCTTCCAAGCCGAACGCATCAGCGACAAAGTGACCGAGGCCCTATTTCCCGCAGCCCCCGCCCCCGTCACCGAGGTTAAATCCTTACTGGTGAACCACTTTGAGGGCAAAACCGAACTCACCACCGCCGAAGTTCTCCTAGAAACCGTCGTCAGAACCCATCAAGATCGGATGTTCGGTCATCTCTATCTAGGACAAACCGTGGTTCTCTATCAAGGCGTCGGACGAGTTCGTGCTGGAATTGACTTAGACCAATTAGACGTAAAATCCGTCGATCGCGCTAATGGCCAGATTCACATTCTCCTCCCCCCGCCCTATCTGGTGCAAGCAGATTTAGATATCGATGAATCGGGCATTTTAGAACATCACCGCACCTGGTTCGCCCCCAATGTTGAGACGCAACTTTACACCGAAGCCCAACAAACGGCCCTACTGCAAATTCGCGAACAAGCCTGTCAGGATGGCCTGTTGCAAAAAGCCGATCAGGAAGCCGAAACCCTGATTCGCAGGATTCTACAGGCAGCAGAATACACCGACATTACCATTGAAAGCCAATTGGGGCGATCGCCCAGTTGTCTCATGAACGCCGCACGCTAA
- a CDS encoding DUF4926 domain-containing protein: protein MTEPTVQLYSQVCLNRNFPNYQLKQGDIARFIDTVPGPDGIEDGYVLEIFNALGESLNTVVVPKSAVSPLNSTHILSVRSLAST, encoded by the coding sequence ATGACTGAGCCAACCGTTCAACTTTATAGCCAAGTCTGTCTGAACCGCAACTTTCCCAACTATCAGCTCAAACAGGGAGATATCGCCCGATTCATCGATACTGTTCCTGGCCCTGATGGGATAGAAGACGGATATGTCTTGGAAATCTTTAATGCACTTGGCGAGTCTCTCAACACCGTCGTTGTCCCCAAATCTGCGGTCTCTCCCCTCAACTCAACTCACATCCTGTCAGTGCGCTCCTTAGCCTCGACCTAG
- the argC gene encoding N-acetyl-gamma-glutamyl-phosphate reductase, producing MGDFERVSVGIVGASGYGGVQLVRLLLDHPNVDIVYLGGQGSAGKPFSDIYPHLEHRFKLQVEPVEVDRIAERCQVVFLSLPNGLAWTMAPALLEKGCKVLDLSADYRFFNLDTYQAWYGGDRTDADIAASAVYGLPELYRDRIKEASLVGCPGCYPTASLLAVAPLLKQGLIAPESLVIDAKSGTSGGGRQAKTNLLLAEASNSISAYGVARHRHTPEIEQICSDLAGHEMMVQFTPHLVPMVRGILATVYATLRDPGLVREDLATIYNAFYRSSPWVKVLPSGVYPQTKWACGSNLNYIGIEVDPRTGRVIVMSVIDNLLKGQAGQALQAMNLMLGLEETAGLPTLGFYP from the coding sequence ATGGGAGATTTTGAGCGTGTATCAGTCGGCATTGTCGGTGCATCGGGATATGGCGGCGTGCAACTGGTGCGATTGCTACTAGACCATCCAAATGTCGATATTGTCTATTTAGGGGGACAGGGAAGTGCTGGAAAGCCCTTTTCAGACATTTATCCCCATCTCGAACACCGCTTTAAACTACAAGTCGAACCGGTGGAGGTCGATCGCATCGCCGAACGCTGTCAGGTGGTGTTCCTGTCTCTTCCCAATGGCTTGGCCTGGACTATGGCCCCGGCCCTGTTGGAGAAAGGCTGTAAAGTCCTGGATTTGTCCGCTGACTATCGCTTTTTTAATCTCGATACCTATCAGGCTTGGTATGGGGGCGATCGCACGGACGCGGACATCGCGGCTTCGGCGGTCTACGGACTCCCGGAACTGTACCGCGATCGCATTAAGGAGGCCAGTCTCGTCGGCTGTCCCGGCTGTTATCCCACCGCCAGCCTCTTAGCGGTGGCCCCTCTCCTAAAACAGGGGCTGATTGCACCGGAAAGCTTGGTCATTGATGCCAAATCCGGGACCTCTGGAGGGGGTCGTCAGGCGAAAACAAACCTGCTGCTGGCTGAAGCCAGTAACTCCATCTCCGCCTATGGGGTGGCCCGTCACCGGCATACCCCGGAAATTGAGCAAATCTGTAGTGACCTCGCCGGCCATGAGATGATGGTTCAGTTTACCCCCCACTTGGTTCCCATGGTGCGGGGGATTCTGGCGACGGTCTATGCCACCCTGCGAGACCCCGGTTTGGTGCGAGAAGACCTGGCGACGATTTATAATGCTTTCTATCGCTCTTCCCCTTGGGTGAAGGTCTTGCCGTCGGGAGTCTATCCGCAAACGAAATGGGCCTGTGGCTCTAATCTCAATTACATTGGCATTGAGGTTGACCCGCGCACAGGACGGGTGATTGTCATGTCGGTGATTGACAACCTGCTCAAAGGACAAGCCGGACAGGCCCTACAAGCGATGAACCTCATGTTAGGACTAGAGGAAACCGCCGGATTGCCCACCCTCGGCTTCTACCCCTAA
- a CDS encoding J domain-containing protein, translated as MKDNPPILIILQLLPILVVLTAIVNPNLALPLITLLVLLFPVILYKFIQQASRDLGRELYSRNPQTTRFENWDEVPIFDEEPIAPDPLFQRIQADLALLRLAYPFDEEQLTQAYRRRARETHPDAGGSEREFIQVRQAYERLQEVLDLEMTQEF; from the coding sequence ATGAAAGATAACCCACCGATACTTATTATCTTACAACTCTTGCCAATTTTAGTGGTGTTGACGGCGATCGTAAACCCCAACTTGGCGCTCCCCCTGATCACCCTATTAGTTCTCCTATTCCCAGTTATTCTCTATAAGTTCATCCAACAGGCCTCTCGGGACTTAGGACGAGAACTCTATTCCCGCAATCCCCAAACCACCCGCTTCGAGAACTGGGATGAGGTTCCCATCTTTGACGAAGAACCCATCGCCCCGGACCCCCTATTCCAACGGATTCAAGCGGACTTAGCCCTATTACGACTAGCCTATCCCTTCGACGAAGAGCAGCTCACCCAAGCCTACCGCCGTCGCGCCCGCGAAACCCACCCGGATGCGGGGGGAAGCGAGCGCGAGTTTATCCAAGTTCGGCAAGCCTACGAACGTCTCCAGGAGGTGTTAGACCTAGAAATGACCCAAGAATTTTAA
- a CDS encoding tetratricopeptide repeat protein, with protein sequence MLAIGLIAFLGFSIGPLLGGVLQTNRGSSTPTPTNTPSATTPDDDLKAQERGYKLVLEREPDNQTALRGLIDVRRQLNDVEGTVPPLERLAELNPEESRFRVLLAQTKQYLGDREGAVETYRALINQEPGNVQALQGLVTLLLQENRPEAAIAAIEDILQLASQANQAEPGSIDVVSTQLLLGQVYAEQQRYDQALNVFENLSQEHSSDFRPLVGKGLILEETGQLDEAKAALNTALELAPAQQKDRIQILIEDIQAREASPSPAEDESGE encoded by the coding sequence GTGCTGGCCATCGGCTTAATCGCCTTTCTTGGTTTCTCGATTGGACCCCTACTCGGTGGGGTGTTACAAACCAATCGGGGAAGTTCTACCCCCACTCCGACGAATACCCCCAGCGCCACGACCCCCGATGATGACCTCAAGGCTCAGGAACGGGGCTATAAGCTCGTGTTGGAACGGGAACCCGATAATCAAACGGCCCTGCGCGGCTTGATTGATGTCCGTCGTCAGTTGAATGACGTGGAGGGAACTGTCCCCCCCTTAGAACGGCTGGCGGAACTGAACCCCGAGGAATCTCGCTTCCGGGTGTTGCTGGCTCAGACGAAACAGTATTTGGGCGATCGCGAGGGAGCGGTGGAAACCTATCGGGCCCTGATTAACCAGGAACCGGGCAATGTGCAGGCCCTCCAAGGTCTGGTGACCCTATTACTTCAGGAAAACCGCCCCGAAGCGGCGATCGCAGCCATTGAGGATATCCTACAACTGGCCTCTCAAGCCAACCAAGCGGAACCCGGAAGTATTGATGTGGTCTCCACTCAACTGCTTCTCGGACAAGTTTATGCTGAGCAACAACGCTATGATCAGGCGTTGAATGTGTTTGAAAATCTCAGTCAAGAGCATTCGAGTGATTTTCGTCCCCTGGTGGGTAAGGGGCTGATTTTAGAGGAAACCGGTCAACTCGATGAGGCAAAAGCCGCTCTGAATACGGCGTTGGAGTTGGCCCCCGCCCAACAGAAAGACCGGATTCAAATTCTCATCGAAGACATCCAAGCTCGTGAAGCCAGTCCCAGTCCCGCTGAAGATGAGTCTGGGGAGTAA
- a CDS encoding Hpt domain-containing protein yields MASEEIVRFFIEEGKEHLNTLENGLLDLPATVQNSEEIDEMFRAAHSVKGGAAMLGYSSIQKVAHRLEDYFKVLKQETLPIDRKLESLFLQGVDSLRELLELLQSPFGLRDDDAEEVFSRVEPAFTELEAHLKYLQSGGNPVDTPAAGSSAQPKGNIQDEVGELLRQMLSLFRQEESSETRQKLAVFCQHLQELASDSSPWRELTDLADRAVRNENNPYRILAPVVIVELREAGEAIAAGDENAISPSFSLKHLAEAEPGAWGHYALIRSDPTSAVKALTDVFEKPQLMKLAKMLYKVAQA; encoded by the coding sequence GTGGCATCTGAAGAAATTGTCCGCTTCTTTATTGAGGAAGGCAAAGAACACCTCAATACCCTGGAAAACGGGTTATTAGACCTCCCGGCAACGGTTCAAAATTCCGAGGAGATTGATGAAATGTTCCGTGCGGCTCACTCCGTCAAAGGGGGTGCGGCTATGTTGGGCTATAGTTCCATTCAAAAGGTTGCCCACCGCCTAGAAGATTATTTCAAGGTCTTAAAACAAGAGACGTTGCCCATTGACCGAAAGCTAGAAAGTCTCTTTTTACAGGGGGTAGATTCGCTTCGGGAACTCTTGGAACTCCTACAAAGCCCGTTCGGGTTACGGGATGACGATGCTGAGGAGGTCTTTAGTCGGGTTGAACCGGCGTTTACAGAACTTGAGGCCCATCTGAAATATCTGCAATCGGGAGGAAATCCCGTGGATACTCCGGCCGCTGGCTCATCGGCTCAGCCGAAGGGCAACATCCAAGATGAAGTCGGCGAGCTATTACGGCAGATGTTAAGTCTGTTTCGTCAGGAGGAGAGTTCAGAGACTCGGCAAAAGTTAGCGGTCTTTTGTCAGCATCTCCAGGAACTGGCGTCTGACTCCTCGCCGTGGCGGGAGTTAACGGATTTAGCAGACCGCGCGGTTCGCAATGAGAATAACCCCTATCGGATTTTAGCCCCGGTGGTGATTGTGGAGTTACGGGAGGCCGGTGAGGCGATCGCCGCCGGGGATGAGAATGCCATTTCCCCCAGTTTCAGCCTCAAACATCTAGCGGAAGCTGAACCCGGAGCCTGGGGTCATTATGCTCTGATTCGCTCTGACCCCACTTCAGCGGTCAAAGCTCTCACGGATGTGTTTGAAAAACCCCAGTTGATGAAGTTAGCCAAAATGCTTTACAAAGTCGCCCAAGCCTAG
- the thiS gene encoding thiamine biosynthesis protein ThiS, translating into MTQVTLTVNGEQKNCASGRSLPEFLQEIGLNPRLIAVEYNGEILHRQYWPTTTMKDGDRLEIVTIVGGG; encoded by the coding sequence ATGACCCAAGTGACCCTAACCGTTAATGGTGAACAAAAAAATTGTGCTTCTGGGCGATCGCTGCCGGAGTTTTTGCAGGAGATTGGACTCAATCCCCGTCTGATTGCGGTGGAGTACAATGGTGAAATTCTCCATCGTCAATACTGGCCGACGACCACCATGAAAGATGGCGATCGCCTGGAGATTGTCACGATTGTGGGTGGAGGTTAA
- a CDS encoding histone H1-like repetitive region-containing protein produces MRDLSRAIAISLSRKAMSRKAMSRKAMSRKAMSRKAMSRKAMSRKAMSRKATSRKAMSRKATSRKATSRKATSRKATSRKATSRKATSRKPTRNRPQILLHEGLSTN; encoded by the coding sequence ATGAGGGATTTGTCGAGGGCGATCGCTATATCATTGAGCCGGAAAGCAATGAGCCGGAAAGCAATGAGCCGGAAAGCAATGAGCCGGAAAGCAATGAGCCGGAAAGCAATGAGCCGGAAAGCAATGAGCCGGAAAGCAATGAGCCGGAAAGCAACGAGCCGGAAAGCAATGAGCCGGAAAGCAACGAGCCGGAAAGCAACGAGCCGGAAAGCAACGAGCCGGAAAGCAACGAGCCGGAAAGCAACGAGCCGGAAAGCAACGAGCCGGAAACCGACCCGGAACCGACCCCAAATCCTCCTCCACGAAGGATTATCAACCAACTGA